In a single window of the Halomicroarcula saliterrae genome:
- a CDS encoding shikimate kinase, which translates to MEGTARAPAAGTVLNALATGRGSAFAIDEYTTATVTLSTENEAVTGEVAGAPDADTRLVERCVEFVIDAHGGAVGMPAVSGGHVRTESEVPMASGLKSSSAAANATVMATLDALSATDRMTREDMARLGVMAARDVGVTITGAFDDASASMLGGVTVTDNESDDLLARETVDWDVLVWTPPEQSFSADADVTRCRQIAPMARLVEELALDGDYQRAMTVNGLAFCAALGFDTEPIVEGISQVEGVSLSGTGPSFTAVGERAALEQVKEYWDERPGKTLLTTTQTEGTQIE; encoded by the coding sequence ATGGAAGGCACAGCACGCGCGCCGGCCGCGGGGACGGTCCTGAACGCGCTGGCGACGGGCCGCGGGTCGGCGTTCGCTATCGACGAGTACACCACGGCGACGGTGACGCTGTCGACGGAGAACGAGGCCGTGACCGGCGAGGTCGCCGGCGCGCCGGACGCGGACACCCGCCTCGTCGAACGGTGCGTCGAGTTCGTCATCGATGCCCACGGCGGGGCGGTGGGGATGCCGGCCGTCTCCGGCGGACACGTCCGCACGGAGAGCGAAGTGCCGATGGCCTCCGGGCTGAAGAGTTCGAGCGCGGCGGCCAACGCGACCGTGATGGCGACGCTCGACGCGCTCTCCGCCACCGACCGGATGACCCGCGAGGACATGGCGCGACTGGGCGTGATGGCCGCGCGCGACGTGGGCGTCACGATAACGGGGGCGTTCGACGACGCGTCGGCGTCGATGCTCGGCGGCGTCACCGTCACCGACAACGAGAGTGACGACCTCCTCGCACGCGAGACCGTCGACTGGGACGTGCTGGTGTGGACCCCGCCGGAGCAGTCGTTCTCCGCCGACGCGGACGTCACGCGCTGTCGGCAGATCGCGCCCATGGCACGCCTCGTGGAGGAACTGGCCCTCGACGGCGACTACCAGCGGGCGATGACGGTCAACGGGCTGGCGTTCTGTGCGGCGCTTGGCTTCGACACCGAACCGATTGTCGAGGGTATCTCGCAGGTCGAGGGCGTCTCGCTGTCGGGAACCGGCCCCTCGTTTACCGCCGTCGGCGAGCGCGCGGCGCTGGAACAGGTCAAGGAGTACTGGGACGAACGGCCCGGCAAGACGCTGCTGACGACCACGCAAACCGAGGGAACACAGATAGAATGA
- a CDS encoding histidine kinase N-terminal 7TM domain-containing protein, which yields MAYQLPLVSVVMFAATVPMVASAAVAWRHRAVPGATAFVAFVCCGALWAGSYGGQLLFTSLEAQLLWTYPQYPGGLFTSLAFGVFALHYTGRDHYLTRSRLVALLIIPVLTSVLVWIPSLRWLVRQDATMVTVSSYVVADIERGPLFHVSVAYCYLVVLGGLGLLGLTAVRTRRLYQKQTVLITAAAVVPLVGGAVAYLFDFTVIDYTPVGLSVFGVGVAVALTRYRLLDVSPVPRNRVIDRVDTGIVVTDDRDRVVDINPAATRVVGSTDVIGQRLGRIGDVAAEMASMADGTTAELRLEDDDDATYFECTRSTLAAEGGFGDTHLYILTEVTARRRREQALEAKNDRLDSFAEVLSHDLRNPLSVAAGSTELAREEPAPEHFDRVEQAHERMDEIIGNMLTLARSGQTVADPDTVDLATVARESWSHVSTEDAVLTVEGTADITADPKRLGQLFENLFRNCVEHGSTSSRTASDDAVEHGSAGSRPESDHTEPGVSVRVGTTESGFFVADDGPGIPEDEREEIFTPGVSSAADGTGVGLAIVRTVADGHEWSVTVTESAAGGARFDIDV from the coding sequence ATGGCGTATCAGCTGCCACTCGTCTCCGTCGTGATGTTCGCCGCGACGGTGCCCATGGTGGCATCCGCCGCCGTCGCGTGGCGCCATCGCGCGGTCCCGGGCGCGACCGCGTTCGTCGCGTTCGTGTGCTGTGGCGCGCTGTGGGCGGGGTCTTACGGCGGCCAGTTGCTGTTTACCTCCCTCGAAGCACAGCTGTTGTGGACGTACCCCCAGTATCCCGGCGGGCTGTTTACGTCGCTGGCTTTCGGCGTCTTCGCCCTCCACTACACCGGCCGGGACCACTACCTGACTCGCTCCCGACTGGTCGCCCTCCTCATTATCCCCGTTCTCACGTCGGTGCTCGTGTGGATTCCGAGCCTCCGGTGGCTCGTTCGGCAGGACGCGACGATGGTGACAGTCAGCTCTTACGTCGTCGCCGATATCGAGCGCGGCCCGCTGTTTCACGTCTCGGTGGCCTACTGCTATCTCGTCGTGCTCGGCGGGCTCGGGCTGCTCGGCCTGACGGCGGTCAGAACGCGCCGGCTCTATCAGAAGCAGACGGTGCTCATCACCGCCGCCGCGGTCGTCCCGCTGGTGGGCGGGGCCGTCGCGTATCTGTTCGACTTCACCGTCATCGACTACACGCCGGTCGGGCTCTCGGTGTTCGGGGTCGGGGTGGCCGTCGCGCTGACTCGCTACCGACTGCTGGACGTGTCGCCGGTCCCGCGCAACCGTGTCATCGACCGGGTCGACACCGGTATCGTCGTCACCGACGACCGCGACCGCGTCGTCGATATCAACCCCGCGGCCACCAGGGTCGTGGGTAGCACGGACGTCATCGGTCAACGGCTCGGGCGTATCGGAGACGTTGCCGCGGAGATGGCGTCGATGGCCGACGGAACGACCGCCGAGTTGCGTCTGGAGGACGACGACGACGCTACCTACTTCGAGTGCACCAGGTCGACGCTGGCTGCCGAGGGCGGGTTCGGTGACACGCATCTGTACATCCTCACCGAGGTGACGGCCCGACGGCGGCGCGAGCAGGCGCTCGAGGCCAAGAACGACCGACTCGACAGCTTCGCCGAGGTGCTCTCTCACGACCTCCGGAACCCGCTGTCGGTGGCCGCGGGCTCGACCGAGCTGGCCCGCGAGGAGCCCGCCCCGGAACACTTCGACCGGGTGGAGCAGGCCCACGAGCGGATGGACGAGATAATCGGCAACATGCTGACGCTGGCCCGGAGCGGTCAGACGGTCGCCGACCCCGACACCGTCGACCTCGCAACCGTCGCCCGGGAGTCCTGGTCACACGTTTCGACCGAGGACGCCGTCCTCACCGTCGAGGGGACGGCCGATATCACAGCCGACCCGAAGCGTCTGGGGCAGCTGTTCGAGAACCTCTTTCGGAACTGCGTGGAACACGGGTCCACGAGCAGTCGGACTGCGTCCGATGATGCAGTCGAGCACGGTTCGGCGGGCAGTCGGCCCGAATCCGACCACACCGAGCCTGGCGTCTCGGTTCGCGTCGGGACCACCGAGTCGGGGTTTTTTGTCGCCGACGACGGACCTGGTATCCCCGAAGACGAGCGCGAGGAGATCTTCACGCCGGGCGTGTCTTCGGCGGCCGACGGGACCGGTGTCGGACTGGCAATCGTCCGGACAGTCGCCGACGGCCACGAGTGGTCTGTCACCGTCACCGAGAGCGCCGCCGGTGGTGCGCGGTTCGACATCGATGTCTGA
- a CDS encoding DUF5796 family protein, translated as MSNRSDIAPDTVSVELTEDGVAVEYLDGRTAFYHGVPTKAEESVTTAPGKDTHVLITDKTETSGILVYVNDLRTHDDIIRESGVGRVILDDGEEDELFPGVTVTDHQMRVEVTVDYDVTDGRVFVFEEDEMGERSFEIVAGE; from the coding sequence ATGAGCAACCGTTCGGACATCGCGCCCGACACCGTCTCCGTGGAACTCACCGAGGACGGCGTCGCCGTCGAGTATCTCGACGGCCGGACCGCCTTCTATCACGGCGTCCCCACGAAGGCCGAAGAGAGCGTGACGACCGCGCCGGGGAAGGACACGCACGTCCTCATCACCGACAAGACGGAGACCTCGGGCATCCTCGTCTACGTCAACGACCTCCGGACCCACGACGACATCATCAGGGAGAGCGGCGTCGGTCGGGTCATCCTCGACGATGGCGAGGAAGACGAGCTCTTTCCGGGCGTCACGGTCACGGACCACCAGATGCGCGTCGAGGTCACCGTCGACTACGACGTGACCGACGGCCGCGTGTTCGTCTTCGAGGAGGACGAAATGGGCGAGCGGAGCTTCGAGATTGTTGCTGGGGAGTGA